One stretch of Natronobacterium gregoryi SP2 DNA includes these proteins:
- a CDS encoding SWIM zinc finger family protein → MKTNASPKAPLPVPSTDHLEKRSLRARTEPMSVLPLGDGLYEIESASDSTYLVDLEAGRCTCPDHVFRGVRCKHVRRIAIEITEGRTPPPGEISLECHDCDAPVFVEEDEAVEPAYCDEHAIWPGDVVRDRETGDRLTVVDVSPYRADAVSISEAVTTVADYPTNEGYDPDVPVVGAVYPHATVKRNGVVPSSLTVYVFPRTRLTTASDRS, encoded by the coding sequence ATGAAAACAAACGCATCACCGAAAGCGCCGCTGCCAGTACCGTCCACCGATCACCTCGAGAAGCGGTCGCTCCGGGCACGCACCGAGCCGATGTCGGTGCTCCCGCTGGGCGACGGCCTCTACGAGATCGAGTCCGCAAGCGACAGCACCTACCTCGTCGATCTCGAGGCGGGCCGCTGTACCTGTCCCGACCACGTCTTCCGTGGCGTGCGGTGTAAGCACGTCCGCCGGATCGCCATCGAGATCACCGAGGGTCGGACGCCGCCGCCGGGAGAAATTTCGCTCGAGTGTCACGACTGCGATGCGCCGGTGTTCGTCGAGGAAGACGAGGCCGTCGAACCCGCCTACTGTGACGAGCATGCGATCTGGCCGGGAGATGTGGTTCGCGACCGCGAGACGGGCGACCGCCTGACGGTCGTCGACGTCTCGCCGTACCGTGCGGACGCGGTCTCGATTTCCGAGGCCGTCACCACCGTGGCCGACTATCCGACCAACGAGGGTTACGACCCCGACGTGCCGGTCGTCGGGGCGGTCTACCCGCACGCCACCGTGAAGCGAAACGGCGTCGTCCCCTCGTCGCTGACCGTGTACGTCTTCCCGCGAACGCGGCTCACGACGGCGAGCGACCGGTCGTAA
- a CDS encoding acyl-CoA dehydrogenase family protein, with product MGSALDYSKFEEGRGVNYWKLDRAIRRELRRIYTDEEFEWAEPRLTAFGEVVGHTIADNADYVDDHGPELESYDKHGEVQNRVRYPAELLETERLAYEHGIVADAFETPPDRDEPMPLSHNLAMQYLLSYADPGFDCPVAMTAGAALVLEKFDDGSLAAYYEALTSRDYEGLIEGAMFLTEKQGGSDVGAAETLAEYDDEADCWRLTGEKWFCSNIDAEGTLALARTPDAPEGTDGLSMFLVPHADPDRSDGPWTKGDRLEDGPLSPGEVNDQRYRRLKDKLGTISVPTGAVEFGGAKASLVGEEERGFEQMTEMLNLERLSNAAASCGIIARALLESKIHAANREAFGETIDQYPLMREDLVDMTVDHEAATAYVFEVARLFSERERAERAGDTADDTYRLMRLLIPIAKLRTARMAVDTASYAMEVQGGNGYVNDFVTNRLLRDAQVLPIWEGTENILSLDVLRALEREDAHEPFRAAVEERLESVSHPALEDAAETVEAEFRDLETALVTLAGEDAEYAQLSAKRLSHYVFDVFTAALLLEEAQIEIEDGDGRLALVANRFVTNELEKREARGMTGGDRFVLEAFDAVVHHEPTDYESLLDRQEEV from the coding sequence ATGGGTTCGGCTCTCGACTACAGCAAGTTCGAGGAAGGACGAGGCGTCAACTACTGGAAACTCGACCGGGCCATTCGGCGGGAACTCCGGCGGATATACACCGACGAGGAGTTCGAGTGGGCCGAACCGCGACTCACAGCGTTCGGCGAAGTCGTCGGCCACACGATCGCCGACAACGCCGACTACGTCGACGACCACGGTCCCGAACTCGAGTCCTACGACAAACACGGCGAGGTCCAGAACCGCGTGCGATATCCTGCGGAACTGCTCGAGACCGAGCGCCTGGCCTACGAGCACGGGATCGTCGCCGATGCGTTCGAAACACCGCCGGATCGGGACGAGCCGATGCCGCTTTCCCACAACCTCGCGATGCAGTACCTGCTGTCCTATGCCGACCCCGGCTTCGACTGCCCGGTCGCGATGACCGCCGGTGCGGCGCTCGTCCTCGAGAAGTTCGACGACGGTTCTCTCGCAGCGTATTACGAGGCGCTGACCAGCCGCGACTACGAGGGGCTGATCGAGGGTGCGATGTTTCTCACCGAGAAGCAAGGCGGCAGCGACGTCGGTGCTGCCGAGACACTCGCCGAGTACGACGATGAAGCCGACTGCTGGCGACTCACCGGCGAAAAGTGGTTCTGTTCGAACATCGACGCCGAGGGAACGCTCGCGCTGGCACGCACTCCCGACGCACCCGAAGGGACCGACGGTCTCTCGATGTTTCTCGTCCCCCACGCCGACCCCGACCGCTCGGACGGCCCCTGGACCAAGGGCGACCGACTCGAGGATGGCCCGCTCTCCCCCGGCGAGGTCAACGACCAGCGCTACCGTCGGCTCAAGGACAAACTCGGGACGATATCGGTACCGACGGGAGCGGTCGAGTTCGGCGGCGCGAAGGCCTCCCTCGTCGGCGAGGAGGAACGCGGTTTCGAGCAGATGACCGAGATGCTCAATCTCGAGCGGCTGTCGAACGCCGCGGCCTCCTGTGGGATCATCGCGCGGGCGCTGCTCGAGAGCAAGATCCACGCCGCCAACCGCGAGGCCTTCGGCGAGACGATCGACCAGTACCCGCTGATGCGCGAGGACCTGGTCGACATGACGGTCGACCACGAGGCAGCGACGGCGTACGTCTTCGAGGTCGCGCGGCTCTTCTCGGAACGCGAACGCGCTGAAAGAGCGGGTGACACTGCCGACGATACCTACCGCCTCATGCGCCTGCTTATTCCCATCGCCAAACTCCGGACCGCACGGATGGCCGTCGACACGGCCTCCTACGCGATGGAGGTCCAGGGCGGCAACGGCTACGTAAACGACTTCGTCACGAACCGACTGCTGCGGGACGCCCAGGTGTTACCGATCTGGGAGGGCACCGAGAACATTCTTTCGCTGGATGTCCTGCGGGCACTCGAGCGCGAGGACGCCCACGAACCGTTCCGGGCGGCCGTCGAGGAACGACTCGAGTCCGTCTCCCATCCTGCTCTCGAGGACGCCGCCGAGACGGTCGAAGCGGAGTTTCGCGACCTCGAGACGGCGCTGGTGACGCTCGCTGGCGAGGACGCCGAGTACGCACAGCTGTCGGCAAAGCGTCTGTCTCACTACGTCTTCGACGTGTTCACTGCGGCGCTGTTGCTCGAGGAAGCACAGATCGAAATCGAGGACGGCGACGGACGGCTGGCGCTGGTCGCAAACCGATTCGTGACGAACGAACTCGAGAAGCGGGAGGCTCGTGGCATGACGGGCGGTGATCGGTTCGTGCTCGAGGCGTTCGACGCGGTCGTCCACCACGAACCGACCGACTACGAATCCCTGCTCGATCGCCAGGAGGAGGTCTGA
- a CDS encoding universal stress protein: MAILAAIDETERSERVVEVANDLATTYDDPLVALHVVPDDEYRAHKESLEDIPGMEDFSLSQQADSAKRFAQQFVIETVDVDTERLRPRGRVGAVTDEILAEVDDLEPRYLVIGGRHRSPAGKVVFGSTAQRLLLDAGCPVVSQIVDGN; the protein is encoded by the coding sequence ATGGCGATACTTGCTGCGATCGATGAGACGGAACGGTCGGAACGGGTGGTCGAAGTCGCCAACGATCTCGCGACGACGTACGACGATCCGCTCGTCGCGTTACACGTCGTCCCAGACGACGAATACAGGGCTCACAAAGAGAGTCTCGAGGACATTCCGGGGATGGAAGACTTTTCGCTCAGTCAGCAAGCCGACAGCGCAAAGCGATTTGCACAACAGTTCGTCATCGAAACAGTCGACGTCGATACGGAGCGGCTCAGGCCCCGTGGTCGCGTCGGCGCAGTGACCGACGAGATTCTGGCCGAGGTCGACGACCTCGAGCCGCGGTATCTCGTCATCGGCGGTCGTCACCGGTCTCCGGCCGGAAAAGTCGTCTTCGGGAGTACTGCCCAGCGACTCCTGCTAGACGCAGGCTGTCCCGTCGTCTCGCAGATCGTCGACGGTAACTGA
- the hjc gene encoding Holliday junction resolvase Hjc, translated as MSQAKGDRRERELVNALDEAGFAVMRAPASGSATERELPDVLAGDGETFYAIEAKSSSGDPIYLTGEEVEALTYFAQNFGAKPRIGVRFDRENWYFFHPADLHVTDGGNYRVKKETAIAEGTDFPEFVGESEKVTLNELSSDDDGPDEDVLRVLNAVKQETMAVEEAAELLE; from the coding sequence ATGTCTCAGGCGAAGGGCGACCGCCGCGAACGAGAACTCGTCAACGCACTCGACGAGGCCGGGTTCGCAGTGATGCGAGCGCCCGCGAGCGGCTCCGCGACAGAACGTGAACTCCCCGACGTACTCGCCGGTGACGGCGAAACGTTCTACGCGATCGAGGCGAAATCGAGTTCGGGCGATCCGATCTACCTCACCGGCGAGGAAGTCGAAGCACTGACCTACTTCGCCCAAAACTTCGGCGCGAAACCGCGCATCGGCGTCCGATTCGACCGCGAAAACTGGTACTTCTTCCATCCCGCAGACCTCCACGTCACCGACGGTGGCAACTACCGTGTCAAGAAAGAGACAGCCATCGCCGAAGGCACCGACTTCCCCGAGTTCGTCGGCGAGAGCGAGAAGGTCACCCTGAACGAACTCAGCAGCGACGACGACGGCCCCGACGAAGACGTCCTCCGCGTGCTGAACGCGGTCAAACAAGAGACGATGGCGGTAGAAGAAGCAGCCGAGTTGCTCGAGTAA
- a CDS encoding CPBP family intramembrane glutamic endopeptidase, whose protein sequence is METSTRPVDVERDGAPVRSMLVAIGLTVFGLAVVPQVTTIPAFVADPALLEAVQTGEYGETSLLGRTVFMALNFVGMALAGLIYLLWTDRGLSWIDLRVPTKRDWIYVLVGSVGSIAFLYVVSFLYGLLGVPAADSQVVDIVGGDPTMVLIMIAIVFLFNAPAEEFLFRNVIQKRLYEAFSPMQAVLVASVIFALVHFPMYALAGSTVATLASLVIMFGGSVIFGYVYVKADNLLVPTLAHAALNAFQFVLLYASMVYGLDEEIATSMLVDVVAFAPL, encoded by the coding sequence ATGGAGACATCCACCCGCCCTGTCGACGTCGAGCGCGACGGTGCACCGGTCCGGTCCATGCTCGTCGCGATTGGACTGACGGTCTTCGGCCTCGCCGTCGTTCCCCAGGTGACGACGATCCCAGCGTTCGTAGCCGACCCCGCGCTGCTCGAGGCGGTCCAGACCGGAGAGTACGGTGAAACCTCGCTTCTGGGACGAACGGTCTTCATGGCGTTGAACTTCGTTGGGATGGCGCTTGCAGGCCTCATTTATCTGCTGTGGACCGATCGCGGACTGTCGTGGATCGACCTACGTGTGCCGACGAAACGGGACTGGATCTACGTCCTCGTCGGCAGCGTCGGGAGCATCGCCTTCCTGTACGTCGTCAGTTTCCTCTACGGGTTACTCGGCGTTCCCGCTGCGGATAGCCAGGTCGTCGACATCGTCGGCGGCGATCCGACGATGGTGCTGATCATGATCGCTATCGTCTTTCTGTTCAATGCACCCGCAGAAGAGTTTCTCTTCCGAAACGTCATCCAGAAGCGGCTGTACGAGGCGTTTTCCCCGATGCAGGCGGTGCTGGTCGCGAGTGTGATCTTCGCTCTCGTTCACTTCCCGATGTACGCACTCGCCGGATCGACGGTCGCGACTCTGGCGTCGCTCGTCATCATGTTCGGTGGGTCCGTGATCTTCGGCTACGTGTACGTCAAGGCCGACAACCTCCTGGTCCCGACGCTCGCTCATGCCGCGCTCAACGCGTTCCAGTTCGTCCTCCTTTATGCGTCGATGGTGTACGGCCTCGACGAAGAGATCGCAACCTCGATGCTCGTCGACGTCGTCGCGTTCGCCCCACTGTGA
- a CDS encoding PAS domain-containing protein encodes MFRGLVSSRGDGSVASPRERRIVEVGSWLVAAIAVVSFALAVTWETALPLDPVGPETLALTAGSGPSRSAVLDRLTEEIRSVVETIDETDEAGALERRDVEIDLEVDGDEQLAELSGAVDDLTALLYERRQRLVATERDRRTIDRLVADGDAPSGDIIEAVLEVARERLALEAGVAARVAEDGDGVRIRESESESAASAAVPEAQFRWILRERLFESTDESVVFTSVDDGYHSGSPDEEVEWYVGGRIEVDGELQGGVCFVGHEPRDAITPSERSFLEFVCRRLGRVFEREEYERKRRFKERVLEAAPIGITITDPRHPDDPIVYANDAFEEMTGYAESECRGRNCRFLQGRETDSEAVRELREAIAAAEPTTVELRNYRKDGSEFWNRVSVAPIEDDQGAVVNFVEFQEDVTERKERAQELRKQKRKLSSLMSNVPGIVYRCRNEPAWPFEFVSEGATELTGYEPEALVEGDVHWAEDVLVGDNDELWHTIQEAVSGRDPYQVTYQIETADGDRRWLSEQGHGVFDEENLDHLEGVVIDITPQVESKRELRRTRALLEQSQRVADVGGWELGVTDGQYDAQWSAQTARIHGVDPGADIDYERLVEYYHPDDRPKLERAIERALEDGESYDLELRIDRPDGDRRWVRAIGEPIVAGRHTDHDDHRVLLRGSVQDITDQKERERELERTRALLEQSQRVADVGGWELDVSEEPSELEWTDETARIYGLDADFDPDLEAALGYYSPDDRSHVEQALERAIEEGKSYDLELQLVRDDGERRWVRAIGEPVVEDGGVVAVRGSIQDVTDQKEREKDLERTQAFLERIQQMASIGGWELDLRTEPREATWTEELYRIHGMQKDAEPDLAAAIDQYHPDDRDDVWKTLETAIENETVYDLEARMQPTADDLRWVRGFGAPVFDDGELVKYQGALQEITGLKRRELALESLHEATRRLLGAETVDEVADQVVAAAEDVLEAAAIALYGLDSDVNRLVPISHTDAFDQLSSDDPSTDAGNSDSVLWNVFATGAQTVVDDPEAFDRSDVFENGIESAVVVPIGDHGVFTVASRSGLADAEARRLIETLVATAEAAFDRLESEASLRERDAELEARNRHLRRQITVTETIRRINQSLIGAASRDEIERTVPERLVENDDIAFAWIATAKAEGGPLDPRSYAGSHEDYLDAISLGSATSSEPAARTVRTGETTVVENVVDQLQQEPWRKQALDAGFQSAISVPLAVEEYSYGVLTVYATAPDAFTSLERTVFSELGEAIANAITATETREALHAETAVELTLEVNDSSDVLSRIASVTDARVEYEGLGTHSGEETLLFFETRGVEPEAVTAVLEGLVSVSQYRLLSVGERDGDDEGDTCRFETLVTGSSVASQLVRYGGSPRSIRANGDETVVTVDVPTGADVREFAEMLTEQYGEADLLRRRHVERPMYSRRELVDALFESLTDRQLEVLRTAYFAGFFEWPRESTGQEVAEMLEVSQPTVNRHLRVGQGRLFAQLFEEEPTSLESE; translated from the coding sequence ATGTTTCGCGGCCTCGTTTCGTCCCGTGGAGACGGTTCCGTCGCTTCGCCCCGAGAGAGACGGATCGTGGAGGTCGGTTCGTGGCTCGTAGCGGCGATTGCCGTCGTGAGCTTCGCCCTCGCTGTCACGTGGGAGACGGCGCTGCCCCTCGATCCGGTCGGTCCGGAGACGCTCGCACTCACGGCCGGAAGCGGACCGAGTCGATCGGCCGTGCTCGATCGACTTACCGAGGAGATTCGGAGCGTCGTCGAAACGATCGACGAAACCGACGAGGCCGGTGCACTGGAGCGACGCGACGTCGAAATCGACCTCGAGGTCGACGGAGACGAGCAACTCGCCGAGCTCTCCGGGGCGGTCGACGACCTGACGGCGCTCCTCTACGAGCGAAGGCAGCGACTGGTCGCCACCGAACGAGACAGGAGAACGATCGACCGGCTCGTAGCAGACGGCGACGCGCCAAGCGGCGACATCATCGAAGCGGTACTCGAGGTTGCCCGTGAGCGACTGGCGCTCGAGGCCGGCGTCGCCGCACGCGTCGCTGAGGACGGAGACGGGGTTCGGATACGCGAGTCTGAGTCCGAATCCGCGGCGTCGGCGGCCGTCCCGGAGGCACAGTTCCGGTGGATACTCCGAGAGCGCCTGTTCGAATCGACCGACGAGTCGGTCGTGTTCACGAGCGTCGACGATGGCTATCATTCGGGCAGTCCGGACGAGGAGGTCGAATGGTACGTCGGTGGCCGGATAGAAGTCGACGGCGAGTTGCAGGGAGGGGTCTGTTTCGTCGGTCACGAGCCCCGTGACGCGATCACGCCGAGCGAGCGGAGCTTCCTCGAGTTCGTCTGTCGACGGCTGGGTCGCGTGTTCGAACGCGAGGAGTACGAGCGGAAACGACGGTTCAAAGAGCGCGTCCTCGAGGCTGCGCCGATCGGCATCACTATCACGGACCCCCGCCATCCAGACGATCCGATCGTCTACGCGAACGACGCTTTCGAGGAGATGACCGGATACGCGGAGTCGGAGTGTCGCGGCCGGAACTGTCGGTTCCTGCAAGGGAGGGAAACAGACTCCGAAGCGGTTCGAGAGCTACGAGAGGCGATCGCCGCTGCGGAACCGACGACCGTCGAACTCCGCAACTACCGGAAAGACGGGTCGGAGTTTTGGAACCGGGTGAGCGTCGCCCCGATCGAAGACGACCAGGGAGCGGTGGTCAACTTCGTCGAGTTCCAGGAAGACGTCACAGAACGGAAAGAACGAGCGCAGGAACTCCGCAAACAGAAACGAAAGCTGTCGAGCCTGATGAGCAACGTTCCCGGGATCGTCTACCGCTGTCGGAACGAACCGGCGTGGCCGTTCGAATTCGTCAGCGAAGGCGCAACCGAACTCACCGGCTACGAACCAGAAGCGCTGGTCGAAGGCGACGTACACTGGGCGGAAGACGTTCTCGTCGGTGACAACGACGAGCTCTGGCACACCATCCAGGAAGCGGTGTCGGGACGCGACCCCTACCAGGTGACCTATCAGATCGAAACTGCCGACGGTGACCGTCGCTGGCTGAGCGAACAGGGCCACGGCGTCTTCGACGAGGAAAACCTCGACCACCTCGAGGGGGTCGTCATCGACATCACGCCACAGGTCGAAAGCAAACGAGAACTCCGGCGGACGCGTGCACTGCTCGAGCAGTCCCAGCGGGTCGCAGACGTGGGCGGCTGGGAACTCGGCGTCACCGACGGCCAGTACGACGCCCAGTGGTCCGCTCAGACGGCACGCATCCACGGGGTCGACCCGGGAGCAGACATCGACTACGAAAGGCTTGTCGAGTACTATCACCCCGACGACCGTCCGAAACTCGAGCGAGCGATCGAACGCGCTCTCGAGGACGGAGAGTCGTACGATCTCGAGCTTCGCATAGACCGGCCAGACGGTGACAGGCGGTGGGTTCGCGCGATCGGTGAACCGATCGTCGCTGGCCGTCACACCGATCACGACGACCATCGCGTGCTGCTTCGCGGTTCAGTCCAGGATATCACCGATCAGAAAGAGCGCGAACGGGAACTCGAGCGGACGCGGGCGCTACTCGAGCAGTCCCAGCGGGTCGCAGACGTGGGTGGCTGGGAACTCGACGTCAGCGAAGAGCCGTCCGAACTCGAATGGACCGACGAGACGGCCCGCATATACGGTCTCGACGCCGACTTCGATCCCGACCTCGAGGCCGCACTCGGGTATTACTCTCCCGACGACCGGTCGCACGTCGAGCAAGCGCTCGAACGGGCGATCGAAGAGGGCAAGTCGTACGACCTCGAACTGCAACTCGTCAGGGACGACGGCGAACGGCGCTGGGTGCGAGCGATCGGTGAACCCGTCGTCGAAGACGGCGGGGTCGTCGCGGTTCGAGGGTCGATACAGGACGTGACCGACCAGAAGGAACGCGAGAAAGACCTCGAGCGGACGCAGGCTTTCCTCGAACGAATTCAGCAGATGGCAAGCATCGGCGGCTGGGAACTCGATCTCCGGACCGAGCCACGGGAAGCGACCTGGACGGAAGAGTTGTACCGAATCCACGGCATGCAGAAGGACGCAGAGCCCGACCTCGCGGCCGCGATAGACCAGTATCACCCCGACGATAGAGACGACGTCTGGAAGACCCTCGAGACGGCGATCGAGAACGAGACCGTCTACGACCTCGAGGCGCGAATGCAGCCGACGGCGGACGACCTGCGATGGGTTCGTGGTTTCGGTGCGCCCGTCTTCGACGACGGCGAACTCGTCAAGTACCAGGGCGCGCTCCAGGAGATCACCGGCCTGAAACGCCGGGAGTTGGCACTCGAGTCGCTCCACGAGGCGACCCGGCGACTCCTCGGCGCAGAGACCGTCGACGAGGTTGCCGACCAGGTCGTTGCTGCCGCCGAGGACGTTCTCGAGGCCGCTGCCATCGCACTCTACGGGCTCGACTCCGACGTGAACCGGCTCGTTCCGATCAGTCACACCGATGCGTTCGATCAGCTCTCGAGCGACGACCCGTCGACGGACGCCGGGAACAGCGACTCCGTGCTCTGGAACGTGTTCGCCACCGGCGCACAGACGGTCGTCGACGACCCCGAAGCGTTCGACCGCTCCGACGTCTTCGAGAACGGCATCGAGAGTGCCGTCGTCGTCCCGATCGGTGACCACGGGGTGTTCACGGTCGCGTCCAGATCGGGGCTGGCCGACGCCGAGGCGCGCCGACTGATCGAGACGCTGGTCGCGACGGCCGAGGCGGCGTTCGACCGCCTCGAGAGCGAGGCCAGTCTCCGAGAGCGAGACGCCGAACTCGAGGCGCGCAACCGACATCTCAGACGACAGATCACGGTCACCGAGACGATACGACGCATCAACCAGTCGCTGATCGGGGCGGCGAGTCGCGACGAGATCGAGCGGACCGTTCCCGAGCGACTGGTCGAGAACGACGACATCGCCTTCGCCTGGATCGCCACTGCGAAAGCCGAGGGTGGGCCGCTCGATCCCCGAAGCTATGCCGGCAGTCACGAAGACTACCTGGACGCAATCTCGCTCGGGAGTGCAACCTCGAGCGAGCCGGCCGCCCGGACGGTGCGGACGGGAGAGACGACCGTCGTCGAGAACGTCGTCGACCAACTGCAACAGGAGCCGTGGCGCAAGCAGGCCCTCGACGCCGGCTTCCAGTCGGCTATCAGCGTCCCGCTCGCGGTCGAAGAGTACTCCTATGGCGTCCTAACCGTCTACGCGACCGCGCCAGACGCGTTCACGTCGCTCGAGCGCACCGTCTTCTCCGAACTCGGCGAGGCAATCGCGAACGCGATCACCGCGACGGAGACACGGGAGGCGTTACACGCCGAGACGGCCGTCGAACTCACCCTCGAGGTGAACGACTCGAGCGACGTCCTCTCTCGGATCGCGTCGGTGACCGATGCACGCGTCGAGTACGAAGGACTGGGCACTCACTCGGGAGAGGAGACGTTGCTGTTCTTCGAGACCCGCGGCGTCGAACCCGAGGCAGTGACGGCAGTGCTCGAGGGTCTCGTCTCGGTCTCACAGTACCGGTTGCTCAGCGTCGGCGAACGTGACGGCGACGATGAGGGCGATACCTGTCGGTTCGAGACACTCGTCACCGGCAGTTCCGTCGCCTCACAACTGGTCCGCTACGGCGGGAGTCCCCGCTCCATCCGCGCGAACGGCGACGAGACGGTCGTCACCGTCGACGTCCCGACCGGGGCCGACGTTCGCGAGTTCGCCGAAATGCTTACCGAGCAGTACGGCGAGGCTGACCTCCTGCGACGGCGCCACGTCGAGCGACCGATGTACAGCCGGCGCGAACTCGTCGACGCACTCTTCGAATCACTCACCGACCGTCAACTCGAGGTGCTCCGGACTGCCTACTTCGCGGGCTTTTTCGAGTGGCCCCGCGAGAGCACCGGCCAAGAAGTCGCCGAGATGCTCGAGGTGAGCCAGCCGACGGTCAATCGACATCTCCGGGTCGGCCAGGGGCGACTGTTCGCACAGTTGTTCGAGGAGGAACCGACCTCACTCGAGAGCGAATGA
- a CDS encoding HalOD1 output domain-containing protein: protein MAETTLDHHRDSPSLRVVDALATVTDTDPLELEPLYHAVDPEALDRLFQEEANGHATVRFDYQEHTVEVRGDGTVAVDGTVHGSR from the coding sequence ATGGCAGAAACAACTCTCGATCACCACCGCGATTCCCCCAGCCTTCGAGTCGTCGACGCACTCGCCACCGTCACCGACACCGATCCACTCGAGCTCGAGCCGCTGTATCACGCTGTCGATCCCGAGGCACTCGACCGACTGTTCCAGGAGGAAGCGAACGGACACGCAACCGTCCGTTTCGACTACCAGGAACACACGGTCGAAGTCCGCGGCGACGGCACTGTCGCCGTCGACGGCACCGTCCATGGAAGCCGATAA
- a CDS encoding PAS domain-containing protein, which produces MLGALSIAETRNVFPTDDESLTALVIGDGFAAERLETDQETSPIVEISTAVSLSAALEQLADVDCLVCRQPPEDATLEETIDRVRRRRAELPVLVVADESWLTMARDETADHQWTDVVADGPTVDQRLRYRLPRLVERKRLSTLSQRSLAGIELAGDAIATVDPDGAIEFPNHSFAVEFGADRDGLIGQPWQDLFEPATAERLASTAIPTVEDGWRWTGTCTGRRTDGTEFSARVSIGGLEDGSLVFVVETPADDETTTG; this is translated from the coding sequence ATGCTAGGTGCCCTATCGATAGCCGAGACACGAAACGTCTTCCCGACCGACGACGAATCGCTCACCGCCCTCGTTATCGGGGACGGTTTCGCCGCCGAGCGCCTCGAGACGGACCAGGAGACCTCACCTATCGTCGAAATCTCGACGGCGGTGTCTCTCTCCGCTGCACTCGAACAACTCGCTGACGTCGACTGTCTCGTCTGTCGACAGCCGCCGGAGGACGCCACTCTCGAGGAGACGATCGACCGCGTTCGACGCCGGCGCGCGGAGCTTCCGGTCCTCGTCGTGGCCGACGAGAGCTGGCTGACGATGGCGCGTGACGAGACGGCCGACCACCAGTGGACCGACGTCGTCGCCGACGGACCAACCGTCGACCAACGGCTTCGCTACAGACTCCCACGGCTCGTCGAACGAAAACGGCTGTCGACGCTGTCACAACGCTCGCTCGCCGGTATCGAACTCGCTGGCGATGCCATCGCGACTGTCGACCCCGACGGTGCCATCGAGTTCCCGAACCACTCGTTCGCCGTCGAGTTCGGGGCCGACCGCGACGGCCTGATCGGGCAACCGTGGCAGGACCTGTTCGAACCGGCCACCGCCGAGCGACTCGCGTCGACTGCGATACCGACGGTCGAGGACGGCTGGCGCTGGACCGGCACCTGTACCGGTCGCCGAACCGACGGCACGGAGTTTTCCGCGCGCGTCAGCATCGGCGGACTCGAGGACGGCAGTCTGGTGTTCGTCGTCGAGACGCCAGCAGACGACGAGACGACCACCGGCTGA